The Candidatus Eremiobacteraceae bacterium nucleotide sequence CGATGAACGCTGCCTGGCACGCGCAAACGACATCGGCTTCGAGCCTCACGCAGTCGCATCTGCTCGCGCGCGTCGACCGCTTCGATCTCGCATTCCCGGTCGAGCGCATCATCTCGGTCCACGAAGCGCCGCTCGTCTTCACAGTGCCCGGCAAGCAGCCCGGCATCCTCGGCGCGGTCAAGGTCCGCGGTGAAGCGATCCCGGTCGCGGACGTACGGCGCAGCTTACGGATCGCATCGAAACAAGTCGAGCACGACGATCGGCTCATCATCATCCGCAGCGCGGGCGATCGCCACGTCGGCGTCATCGTCGATCGTGTGCTCACGCTCGTCGACGTCCCCGAAGGCGTTCTCCAAGGTCCGGATCCGCTGTTCGGCGACGCGCAGATCAACGGCAACATCATCACCGGCATCGCCGCCGCGCCCGATCTGTGCGCGGTCGTCGATCCCGACGGTCTCCTCGTCCCCGACTCGTGGGATGACGATGCCGATACCGCCGCGGTTCTCGCCGCCGAGATCAAGCCAGACGATCCGCTCGCGAACCGCACTCGTACGCTCGCCGAAACGGTCATCGCGATCGAAAAGTCCGGCACCGACGCCGCGGTCTTCACTCTTTGCGGACAGCGCTACGCCGTGCCGATCGGCAGCGTTATCGAATTCTTCAGCGATGCGACGTACTCGCAGCTCCCGTTCTCATCGGCGTCGATGGCCGCGCTGGTCAACCGGCGCGGCGAAGCGCTTCCACTATATGATGTACGGCCGCTGCTCGGGCTGCGCGGCGACGCGCTCTCGAGCACGGTCGACGGCGTCGTCCTCGGCGGCAACGGCTATCGCGTCGCGATCGCCGTCGACGCGTTCGAGGGTCTTGAAGTGTTGGCCACCGCGGCTGCATCGAGCACGCGGCCGGGCCGTTATTGCGTCTCCATCCACGCCAGCGAGCGTGGAGCCATACAACTCCTCGACGTCGCGGCGCTGACCGCGGCGCCGCAGCTCAACCTGTCAGGTGAGGGACCCATATGATCCAGCAACTGCTTGCCGTCCAACAGCAAACGCTGCGCGGCAAATTGCTTCGCATCCTCGGCGTCGTGCTGCTCGTCGTCGCGGCGCAGATCGCGCTCGCGTTCGCGCTGCCGCGGATGATCTTCGACCGCGAGTCGGACATCATCTCGGGCATCCAGCCGATCTCCGATGCGGCTGCGAACGTCCGGCTCGACGTCCTCTCGATGATCGGCGGCACCGCGCAGTGGGGCCTGTCGAACAGGACCGAAGATCTGTCGCTGTACAACGACGGCTCGACGAGCTTGCCGAAGGACATGGCGAACCTGTCGCGACTCGGCGATCAACAGCCGACGAACGTCAAGAACGCCGTGACGAAGCTGACCGAAGCGGCGCAGGACGAGTCGCAAGTCGTCCAGTCGATCGTCTCCCAGGCGCAAGACGGCACGACCGACATCCGCAAGGCTGTCGCGGGCGGCTTTGCCGAGGAACGCGACAAGATGGGCCGCTTCATCCAAGCGCAGCAAGCGCTTCAGGGCGCGCTCGATGACGAACGTGCGCAAGACGAGCGCAACGTCACGGAGCTGCTGTGGGTGCTCATCGGATCGCTCGTCTTGACGGCTGTGCTCGCGCTCCTCATCGCGGTCTTCCTCGCCGGCGGCACGATCCGCGCGGTGAGCGATGCCGCGGTGCTTCTCTCGAACACGGCCGGATTGATCGCATCGGGCGACTTCACGAGCCGCGTCGAGTTGAAGACCGAAGACGAGTTCGAAGCGCTCGGCGAGGCGGTGAACAACATGGTCGAGCGGCTCGGCGCGTCGCTGCAGCAAGTGCAGACGGCCGTGAACGAATCGACCGTCGCCGTCATGCAGATCGCGACGACCGCCCAAGAACAAGAGCGCATGGCGACCCAGCAGTCCGTCGCCATGAGCGAGATCTCGCAGACGATCCAAGAGCTCAACTCGGCATCGCAGAACACCGCGACGCAGGCCGAGTCGGTCTCGTTCAAATCGCAAGAGAGCGCCGAGATCGCGCGGCGCGGCCGCGCCGACGTCGAGACGAACGTCTCGATGATGCTGGCGCTACGCGACCGGTTCCGTCAGACGTCGGACCGCATCGCGCATCTCTCCGAGCAGATCGCGCAGATCGGCACGATCACGCGCACCGTCGCCGACTTCGCGGCTCAGACCAACCTCCTCGCGCTCAACGCAGCCGTCGAAGCCGCGCGCGCGGGCGAGCAAGGTCGCGGCTTCGCGGTCGTCGCGGCCGAGATCCGCAAGCTCGCCGACCAATCGAAGACGGCGACCGAGCGCATCGACGCGCTCACTCGCGAAGTGCAGCGCGCTTCGGACGAGTCGGTCATGGCGATGATCGAAGGCAGCCGCAACGTCGACGAGAACGCGACGCACGCGGCGCAGACCGGCCAAGCGATCGCCGAGATCATCGAGACGCTCCAGCATACGGTCGACTCGATGCAAGAGATCGCGCTCGCGGCCAAACAGCAATCGCACGGCATCGAGCAGGTCACCCAGAGCATCACGTCGATCAACGCCGCGATGCGCGACACCGTGTCTGCGACGGCGCAGACGCAGGAGGCGACTTCACGGCTCAACGATCTGGCCCTCGGCCTCAAACATCTCGTGGCGGCGTATCGGATCTAAGCGTACATGGAACTCTCGCCGGCCGAGCTGGCCGAGCTGCAAACCGTCTTCAAGGCTGAGTGCGACGAGCATCTGTCGGCCTTGAACGATTTGCTCATGAGCCTCGAGCGCCGTCCAGACGACGCGGAGTCGCTCAACGAGACGTTCCGCCGCGTCCACTCCGTCAAGGGTGCGGCGCGGATGGTCGGTCTGGCGGGCATCGAAGCGATCGCGCACGCACTAGAGACGATGCTCGCTCCGGTCCGCGACGGGAAGCGCAAGCTCGAACGTCGCGAGCTCGACATGCTCTTCGAGGGCACGGACGCGATCACGGTCTTCATGTCGACGGCCTCAGGGACGTCTACCGAGGATCCGAAGGTCCGCGAATTGCTCGCGAAGATGGCGCCGGCCAACGGACACTCGAACGGTGCGTCGACAAAGCCTGCGAGCGAATCAAAGGCCGACACGCCGGTTCCCACTGCATCGCCTGAGGGCCCGAAATCGACGCCCGCCTCCGCGATCGAACTCGCCGTCGAGAACGTCGCCGGCGGTGAGATGGTGCGCATCCCGGCGGACAAGATCGACAAGCTCATCGCGCTGCGCGGCGAGCTCGTCCGCGCGCTCACCGTCGAAGAAGACGAGCTGAAGAGTCTCTCGGCGCTCGTCGACTCGGCGCTCGAAGACATCGAAGAGGCTCGGCGCAAAGCGATCGGTGACGCGGCACAGATGAACGATGCGACGACGTCCGAATTGCGCCGCCGCCGCGAACAGCTGCGCACCGCGCTCTCGCGCATGGCCGAGCGCAACGCGCGCCGCACGAGCGGACTCGAGGAACTGCGCGACAGTCTCGCCGATCTGCGCATGCTTCCCGCCGGAACGATACTGCAGGGCATGCACCGCATCGTCCGCGACGTCGCGCTCAATCAAAGTAAAGAAGCCGATCTGACGATCGCCGGCGGCGACGTACCGATCGACAAGGTCATCCTCGACGCGCTCAAAGAGCCGCTCATCCATCTCGTCCGCAACGCGGTCGCGCACGGCCTCGAGTCATCGGACGTCCGCGCCGCCAACGGTAAGCCGCGATCGGGCAACGTCCGCATCTCCGTCAGCACCGGCACCTCGAGTGCCACGATCACCGTCGAAGACGACGGCGGCGGCATCGACTTCGAGCGCGTCCGCGACTCGGCGATCGCCAACAATTTCGCGACGACCGTCGAAGCGGAGCAGATGACCGAGGCGAAGCTCGTCTCGCTGTTGTTCAAGCCCGGTTTCTCGACGGCGCGCTCGGCCGACCAATTCTCCGGCCGCGGTGTCGGGCTCGACGTCGTCGCCGACCGCATCGCGCAACTGCACGGCAGCTACACGGTCGAGAGCGTGCTCGGCAAGGGCATGCGGGTCTCGCTGCGCGTGCCGGTCAGCTTGCTCACGTCGTCCGTCTTGACGGTCAAAGCGGGCACGCATGAGGTCTGCTTGCGCCAGACCGAGATCCGCGAAGCCGTGCTGCTCAAGCCCGAGGACGTCGTCAACGTCGACGGCCGGATCAACGCGACGGTCCGCGGCGAGGTCATGCCGGTCGTGCCGCTCGCATCGATCGCAGGCGGCGACAACGAGGTCTTCTTCACGCACGACGGCGTCAAGCCGGCGATCGTCATCGAATTCGGCGAACGCGCGGCGGCGCTGGTCGTCGACTCGCTCGAAGGCGTCTCGGACGTCATCGTCAAGCCGCTTCCGAAACCGCTCGGTCAGCTCGCGGGCATCGCCGGTTGTGCCATCCTTGGGAACGGCATCCCGCTGTGCGTTCTCGACGGCGAGCATATCGTCGTGTCGGCGCACGATCGCGGCTCGCGCGGCGCGGTCGTCCATCAGAAGCAGACGGTGAAGCGCAGTCTCTTGATCGCCGACGACTCGCTGACGACGCGCACCCTGCTTCGAAACATCATGCTGAGCGCGGGGTATGACGTCGAGACGGCTGTCGACGGCGTCGATGCCTGGAACAAGGCGCAGCAACGCAAGTTCGACTGCATCATGAGCGATATCGAGATGCCGAACATGAACGGCTGGGAGTTCTGCGCGCGCGTGAAGCGCGACGGCAGGCTCGCCGACACGCCGCTCGTCCTCATCACGTCGCTGTCTCGCGACGAAGAGCGCCGCCGCGGCCTCGAGCTCGGCGCCGACGCCTATATAGTGAAAGGATTGTTCAACGAGACGCAGCTCCTGGAGACCGTGGAGCGCCTTGTCGCGTGAGCAAAGCTCGTTGGGCCCGCGTGCTCATCGTCGAGGACTCGCCGACCGCCGGCCGAGTGCTCTCCGAAGGCATCAGCCGCGATAGCCGCCTGGCCGTCGCCGGCGTCGCGAGAACCGCCAAAGACGCGATGTCGATGGCGAGCCTGCTCAAGCCCGATGTCATGACGCTCGATCTCATGCTGCCCGATCAGAATGGGCTCGCCATCATCCGCAATATCACCGAGCACGCGAACCTGCCGATCATAGTCGTCACGTCGCTGCCGGCCGAGGGCGCCGATTCACTACCCTTCCAAGCGCTCGAGGCCGGCGCGACTGACGTCGTCGCCAAACCCAATGGCGATGCGGCGTCACTTCGGCGGTTCTTCGACGACCTCAACGAGCGGCTCGCATCGATCGCGGTCACGCGATCGGTACCGACGCACGCACCGATCGCGCTCGCGCGGCCGATCCCGATGGCGCCCGAGGCGCACCTCGATTGCGTCGTCGTCGGCGCGTCGACCGGCGGACCGCCGGCGATCGTCGACTTCCTCCGCGGGCTCGGTGAGAGCTTCCCGGCTCCGGTCGTCATCGTCCAACATATCGCGGCGCCCTTCGTCGACGGCCTCGTCCGCTGGCTCGACAAGGAGACGCCGATGTGGATCTCGTTGGCGGATGACGGCGTTCGGCCGCAGCCGCATCATGCGTATCTCGCACCGGCAGGCTGCGACGTCACGTTCGCTCCGAGCGGTCGGCTTATAGTCAAGAAGGCATCGAACGACCGCAAGGGGATCGCGCCGTCGGCGGACGCGCTGTTCGAGTCCGCAGCCGAGACGTACCGTTCGCGCTGCGCGGGCGTGCTGCTGACCGGCATGGGTAGGGATGGGGCGGTCGGTCTCTTGAAGATGCGCAGCAGACGTGCGCATACGTTCGCTCAAGACGAACGGAGTTGCGTCGTTTTCGGGATGCCCGCTGCGGCCGGCAGATTGGGAGCGGTTGAGATGTTCGCCGAACCGAAGGTTATAGCATCACGTCTGCGAAGGCTCGTCGCGAAAAGCGAAAGGATGGCCTGATGAGCAAGACCGTCTTGCTGGTCGACGACAGCGTCACGCAGAGCTTCGCTCTGAAGTTGGCGCTCGTCCGAGCCGGCTTTCGCGTGCTCACCGCTCCGGACGGGCGTACGGCGCTCAAGACGCTCGCGGCGGAGAAGCCCGACGTCGTCGTCGCCGACGTCATCATGCCGATGATGGACGGCTACGAGCTCTGCCGTCAGATCAAGGACAACGCCGATTCGGGGAAGACGCCTGTCATCCTGATGAGCGGCCTCGGTGAGACGCACGACCAATACTGGCGAAAGCACGCCGGCGCCGACCTCTACGTCGCGAAATCCGCGGACGCGAGCCGCCTCGTCAAAGCGGTCGAAGACCTCCTCGCGGGCAACGTGCCGGACGCGGACGCCTCGGCGAACTAGCCCAGGAAACCAAGCGGACGTCTGAGGCGGTCGAGCGCGGCTCGGCCGTCTTCCTTTTTGGATGTCGATTGGGCCGCCCTATTTTTGTCCGACGCCGTCGACTTCGGGCATTAATATAAATGATGGTTCGACGGCGCTGGCGCCTCGAGCCGCCGGCTCTTACGAGTCGTAGCACTTTTTCATTCTTATCGAAAGCGGTGCGACCCGTGAGAAGCTCCGTCTCAATCGATTTCACCGTAGAGCGCAAGCCGAAGATCGACGCATTGTTCGACGAGCCGACGGACGACGTCGTGTCGATCGCTATCGAGGACTCGCAAGCCGGGCTGAGCCTGAGGATCGCGCGATCCGACTTCGAGCGGCTCATCAGCGCCGTCGATTCGCGGCGCAAAGAATACGCCCGGATCAAAGGGCTCTCGCAGCAATCGAAGTTCGTGGCGGACATCCGGCGAGCTCGGGTCGAGGGGCGCCTGAAAGACCGCTTCTTGCCGAGCGACTTGCGCGAGGCGTGTCCGGGCTGGGCGGACGCCACGTATTCGGCCTTCCCGCCGCAGTATCGCCGGGGCAATCCCTCGGGCCACGTGCCTTACTTCGAGCAGAACGAAGACGGCACGTATTCGCTGCTCGAAGAATCCGTCGCTTCGATCTAGACGACCGCCCCGATTAGATTGGGAGCGGTCGAGATTTATCTCGACCGCCGCGGCCCCGCAGAGATAGTGCTGGGGAGCGGTCGACCTTTACGGTCGACCGCCGAGCTTCGCTCGGCCTGCTACGTCTTTGAAGCCGACCTCACGTCGCGTAGGAGCGCCTCCGCGTGACGAAGCGCTTCCGTACCTTGCTCGTCACCGGATAGCATCCGGGCGATCTCGATCCGCAACTCCTCGCGATTGTCGATCATCCGGGCCGCGATCGTGACGCGATCGCGCTTCTTCGCCTTTTCGAGAGCGATATGTTCGTCGGCGTGCGCGGCGATCTGCGCGAGGTGCGTCACGCAGAGCACCTGCACGCGACGCGAGAGCGCGGCTATTCGCGCACCTACGGCACGCGCGGCAACGCCGCCGATCCCGGCATCGATCTCGTCGAGGACGACGATCGGATGCGGGTCGACGTCGGCAAGCGCGACCTTCAGTGCTAGAAGCAGCCTTGAGAGCTCGCCGCCCGACGCGGCCCGCGCGATCGGCCGCTCCGGCTCGTTCGCATTGAGCGAGGCGTAGAACTCGACCTCATCTGCGCCATCCGGACCGATTCCGTCAGCCTTCGGGTCCACCGCGCACCTGAACGCAGCGCCGCGCATGTCGAGAGATCCGAGCTCCTCTCCAACTTTCGCGGAGAGCGTCTTCGCGGCGGCGACTCGCAGTCTCGTAAGAAGCGAAGCGGCGTGCTCTAGCTCGCGCTCGACATCGGCGAGCGACCGCTCGAGGGCGACGATGTCCTCGTCGCGTCCTTCGATCCCGCGCGCGGTTTCGGCGTAGCGCTCGCCGGCGGCGACGATCTCCTCGATTGTTCGGCCGTACTTCTTCTGCAGCCGCTCGATGAGCGTCAGACGGTCTTCAAGCGCATCGATCGCAGCCGGATCGTCTGCGACTTCGTCTGCGCCTGCGGCAACGGCGCTTAGAAGATCGGAAGCGGCGCCTTGAACGCCCTTCGTGCTTTCGGCGAGTTCGCGCAGCCGAGGGCCGAATTGTGCAATGCTTTCCAACGCGACTGCAGCTCTGCCCAGCGACGCAACCGAACCGATATCTGCGTCGTCGAGCGCTGCGATCGCGGCGCGCAAAGCGTTGCCGATCTTCGCCGCGTTCGCGAGCATGGCTCGGCGCTCGTGCAGTTCCTCGATCTCGCTGGACCGCAGGCGCGCCGCGGCGATCTCATCGGCCGCGTAGCGAGCATCTGCGAGGGCTTTGTCCGCTTGAGCCGCCGACATCCGAAGCGCCGACAGCCGACCCACCAGTTCGACGCGCTTCGCGTAGAGCGACCGGACCGAATCAAGCGCTGTCGTCGCGGGTTCTCCTGCGAACGCATCGAGCGCTTCGCGATGGAGCGCCGGCCGTACGAGACGCGTGTGCTCGTGCTGGCCGACGACGTCGAGCAGGATGTCGCCGAGTTCGCGCAGCTGAGCGGCTGTCGCGGGCCGGCCGTTGATGCGCGCGCTCGAGCGCCCCTGCGCTTGCATCTCGCGAGCGATGACGAGCGGCTCGCCCTCGTCCGAAGCGAAGCCGTTGTCGTCCGCCCAACGCCGAGCAACGGCGTTCGGCTCGACCTCGACATGCACGGTTGCTTTTGCGCTGCCTGCACGCACGACGTCGGCGCCTGCGCGAGCGCCGAACGCGAAGCCGATCGCATCGATGACCATCGATTTGCCGCTGCCGGTCTCGCCGGTGAAGACGTTGAGGCCAGGTCCGAGGTCGACGGTCGTCCGATCGATGAGGCCGAAGCCTTCGACCGTCAGCGTCCGCAGGGAACCGTCAGTGCGTCGGACGGCCAACGCTCCCATCCTCGTGTCTGACGGATCGCTTGATCGACGTCCCCCAGTGCAGCTTGCGCTCGAGGACGCGGAAGAAATGGCGATCGTCGAGGCGCACGAAGTGCGCGGCGTACGGCGCGCGCGCGATCTCGATCGACGAGCCCGGCTGCAGATCCGCTTCGAGTCTGCCGTCCGCGTAGAGGTGGGCGGGTCCGCTCGCATCGCGCGGCACGCCGATGCGGATCGTCTCGTCTGCCGCGACGACCAGTGGTCGCGAGAAGAGCGTGTGCGGGCAGATCGGTGCGATGCCGAACGCGTCGAGACCGGGCGCGAGAATCGGTCCGCCCGCTGACAGGAAGTACGCCGTCGAGCCGGTGGCACTCGAGACGACGATGCCGTCGGCGGGGATATCGGCGACCCGCTCGCCTCCGAGCGCGATGCTGAACGTCAGCGTGTGCCCGTGCTCTTTGCGATCGATATGGACGTCGTTTATCGCGAGAAAGCGCTTGCCGTTTTCGAGCGTCGCTTGAAGCACCGTGCGCGCCTCGGTCTCGACGCCGTTCGCGATCAGGCCGCCGAGCATCGTCGCGTAGTCGCTGCGGCTGAGCGCGGTGAGGAATCCCATCCGACCGAAATCGATGCCGACGACCGGGATGCCGAGCGGAACTGCAAGGTGCGCAGCGCGGAGCAGCGTGCCGTCGCCGCCGAGCGAAACGATGAGGTCGGCGCCCGCGGGGAATCCATCGGAAGCGGCGGCTTTCAGACCGACGGCCGAAGCTTGGTCCGGTTTGATCTGGAGAGCGACCTTGGCTTCTTCGGCGATCCGAATGACGGTCTTCGCCGCGTCGACCGCCGAGCGCCGGCGCGTATCGACGTAGATCCCGAGGTTGCCGATGCGTCGCGCGCTCATCTGACGAGCGTTTCGTGAGCGGCCGCGACGACCCCCGCCACGTCGAGGTCGCGTGCTAGGACGCCGCCATCGGCTCGTCCGCCACCGGCGATAACTGCGCCGATAAGGAACTCGATGTTGCCGGCAGGGCCGGTGATCGGCGAGAACGTGAGCCGCGCCGGCGCTAGACCGACGCTTTCAAACGCCGCCATGACGGACTCTATCGCTTTCGCGTGCTCCGATGCATCGCGGACGACTCCGCCGCGACCGACGGCGGCCCGACCGGCTTCGAACTGCGGCTTGATGAGGGCGACGAGCCGCGCGCTATCCGATGCCGAGGCGCGAAGCTGATCGGCCAGTTTCGTCAGTGATATGAACGAGACGTCGATCGTGATGAAATCGAACGGAGCGCCGAGCTCGCGGACGTCGGCGATACGGAAGTTCGTGCGATCGACGACGGTGACGCGCGGGTCGCTTTGCAGCGACCACGCGAGCTGGCCGTAGCCGACGTCGACGGCGGTCACGGATGCGGCGCCGCGCTGAAGCAGACAGTCGGTGAAACCGCCGGTCGATGCCCCGACATCGAGACAGCGCAAGCCTATGACCGGCCACTCGAACGCGTCAAGCGCCTTTTCGAGCTTCTCACCGCCCCGGCTGACGAATCGCGTGTCGTCGGTGATTTCTATCCGAGCGTCGTCGGGTACGCTCGCACCGGCTTTCGTAACGGGACTCCCGTTTACCATGACCTTGCCGGCCATGATGAGCGACTGCGCTCGCTCGCGCGAGATCGATGCGGATGTAGCGACCACCGCGTCGAGGCGGTTCGTCTTAGGCTTGGACGTCATCG carries:
- a CDS encoding TlyA family RNA methyltransferase — protein: MTSKPKTNRLDAVVATSASISRERAQSLIMAGKVMVNGSPVTKAGASVPDDARIEITDDTRFVSRGGEKLEKALDAFEWPVIGLRCLDVGASTGGFTDCLLQRGAASVTAVDVGYGQLAWSLQSDPRVTVVDRTNFRIADVRELGAPFDFITIDVSFISLTKLADQLRASASDSARLVALIKPQFEAGRAAVGRGGVVRDASEHAKAIESVMAAFESVGLAPARLTFSPITGPAGNIEFLIGAVIAGGGRADGGVLARDLDVAGVVAAAHETLVR
- a CDS encoding chemotaxis protein CheW — its product is MNAAWHAQTTSASSLTQSHLLARVDRFDLAFPVERIISVHEAPLVFTVPGKQPGILGAVKVRGEAIPVADVRRSLRIASKQVEHDDRLIIIRSAGDRHVGVIVDRVLTLVDVPEGVLQGPDPLFGDAQINGNIITGIAAAPDLCAVVDPDGLLVPDSWDDDADTAAVLAAEIKPDDPLANRTRTLAETVIAIEKSGTDAAVFTLCGQRYAVPIGSVIEFFSDATYSQLPFSSASMAALVNRRGEALPLYDVRPLLGLRGDALSSTVDGVVLGGNGYRVAIAVDAFEGLEVLATAAASSTRPGRYCVSIHASERGAIQLLDVAALTAAPQLNLSGEGPI
- a CDS encoding chemotaxis protein CheB, whose protein sequence is MSKARWARVLIVEDSPTAGRVLSEGISRDSRLAVAGVARTAKDAMSMASLLKPDVMTLDLMLPDQNGLAIIRNITEHANLPIIVVTSLPAEGADSLPFQALEAGATDVVAKPNGDAASLRRFFDDLNERLASIAVTRSVPTHAPIALARPIPMAPEAHLDCVVVGASTGGPPAIVDFLRGLGESFPAPVVIVQHIAAPFVDGLVRWLDKETPMWISLADDGVRPQPHHAYLAPAGCDVTFAPSGRLIVKKASNDRKGIAPSADALFESAAETYRSRCAGVLLTGMGRDGAVGLLKMRSRRAHTFAQDERSCVVFGMPAAAGRLGAVEMFAEPKVIASRLRRLVAKSERMA
- a CDS encoding methyl-accepting chemotaxis protein, which encodes MIQQLLAVQQQTLRGKLLRILGVVLLVVAAQIALAFALPRMIFDRESDIISGIQPISDAAANVRLDVLSMIGGTAQWGLSNRTEDLSLYNDGSTSLPKDMANLSRLGDQQPTNVKNAVTKLTEAAQDESQVVQSIVSQAQDGTTDIRKAVAGGFAEERDKMGRFIQAQQALQGALDDERAQDERNVTELLWVLIGSLVLTAVLALLIAVFLAGGTIRAVSDAAVLLSNTAGLIASGDFTSRVELKTEDEFEALGEAVNNMVERLGASLQQVQTAVNESTVAVMQIATTAQEQERMATQQSVAMSEISQTIQELNSASQNTATQAESVSFKSQESAEIARRGRADVETNVSMMLALRDRFRQTSDRIAHLSEQIAQIGTITRTVADFAAQTNLLALNAAVEAARAGEQGRGFAVVAAEIRKLADQSKTATERIDALTREVQRASDESVMAMIEGSRNVDENATHAAQTGQAIAEIIETLQHTVDSMQEIALAAKQQSHGIEQVTQSITSINAAMRDTVSATAQTQEATSRLNDLALGLKHLVAAYRI
- a CDS encoding response regulator — its product is MELSPAELAELQTVFKAECDEHLSALNDLLMSLERRPDDAESLNETFRRVHSVKGAARMVGLAGIEAIAHALETMLAPVRDGKRKLERRELDMLFEGTDAITVFMSTASGTSTEDPKVRELLAKMAPANGHSNGASTKPASESKADTPVPTASPEGPKSTPASAIELAVENVAGGEMVRIPADKIDKLIALRGELVRALTVEEDELKSLSALVDSALEDIEEARRKAIGDAAQMNDATTSELRRRREQLRTALSRMAERNARRTSGLEELRDSLADLRMLPAGTILQGMHRIVRDVALNQSKEADLTIAGGDVPIDKVILDALKEPLIHLVRNAVAHGLESSDVRAANGKPRSGNVRISVSTGTSSATITVEDDGGGIDFERVRDSAIANNFATTVEAEQMTEAKLVSLLFKPGFSTARSADQFSGRGVGLDVVADRIAQLHGSYTVESVLGKGMRVSLRVPVSLLTSSVLTVKAGTHEVCLRQTEIREAVLLKPEDVVNVDGRINATVRGEVMPVVPLASIAGGDNEVFFTHDGVKPAIVIEFGERAAALVVDSLEGVSDVIVKPLPKPLGQLAGIAGCAILGNGIPLCVLDGEHIVVSAHDRGSRGAVVHQKQTVKRSLLIADDSLTTRTLLRNIMLSAGYDVETAVDGVDAWNKAQQRKFDCIMSDIEMPNMNGWEFCARVKRDGRLADTPLVLITSLSRDEERRRGLELGADAYIVKGLFNETQLLETVERLVA
- the recN gene encoding DNA repair protein RecN translates to MAVRRTDGSLRTLTVEGFGLIDRTTVDLGPGLNVFTGETGSGKSMVIDAIGFAFGARAGADVVRAGSAKATVHVEVEPNAVARRWADDNGFASDEGEPLVIAREMQAQGRSSARINGRPATAAQLRELGDILLDVVGQHEHTRLVRPALHREALDAFAGEPATTALDSVRSLYAKRVELVGRLSALRMSAAQADKALADARYAADEIAAARLRSSEIEELHERRAMLANAAKIGNALRAAIAALDDADIGSVASLGRAAVALESIAQFGPRLRELAESTKGVQGAASDLLSAVAAGADEVADDPAAIDALEDRLTLIERLQKKYGRTIEEIVAAGERYAETARGIEGRDEDIVALERSLADVERELEHAASLLTRLRVAAAKTLSAKVGEELGSLDMRGAAFRCAVDPKADGIGPDGADEVEFYASLNANEPERPIARAASGGELSRLLLALKVALADVDPHPIVVLDEIDAGIGGVAARAVGARIAALSRRVQVLCVTHLAQIAAHADEHIALEKAKKRDRVTIAARMIDNREELRIEIARMLSGDEQGTEALRHAEALLRDVRSASKT
- a CDS encoding response regulator, translating into MSKTVLLVDDSVTQSFALKLALVRAGFRVLTAPDGRTALKTLAAEKPDVVVADVIMPMMDGYELCRQIKDNADSGKTPVILMSGLGETHDQYWRKHAGADLYVAKSADASRLVKAVEDLLAGNVPDADASAN
- a CDS encoding NAD(+)/NADH kinase, with product MSARRIGNLGIYVDTRRRSAVDAAKTVIRIAEEAKVALQIKPDQASAVGLKAAASDGFPAGADLIVSLGGDGTLLRAAHLAVPLGIPVVGIDFGRMGFLTALSRSDYATMLGGLIANGVETEARTVLQATLENGKRFLAINDVHIDRKEHGHTLTFSIALGGERVADIPADGIVVSSATGSTAYFLSAGGPILAPGLDAFGIAPICPHTLFSRPLVVAADETIRIGVPRDASGPAHLYADGRLEADLQPGSSIEIARAPYAAHFVRLDDRHFFRVLERKLHWGTSIKRSVRHEDGSVGRPTH